TCGGCGGCAGATAGCGCAGCAGCATCGCGACGATCTCGCCGGGGCCGCGCAGGCGGCCGAACTGGTGCGCGTACTGCGGGCCGACGCCTTCCCAGATCGCGTCGGCGGTGAAGAGCGCCGCGAGCGACGCGCGGTCCGCGGCGTCCGCCGGCACGTCGCAGAGCGACATGTAGCGCGTCATCGTCGCGCGGATCGCGCGCTCGGCTTCGAGCATCGCGACGCGGCGCGCGAGCGCGGCGAGCGTCGGCGGCGCGGCCACGGGCGTGTCGTGCACGGCGTGCGCATCGTGCGTGTCGCGCGCGATGGTTCCGCCGCACGATGCGCTTGCGCGATCCGTTCGCGCCGCGTCGGCGTCGATGTCGGCATTGGCCTTGGTCTCGCCGCGCAGCCTCGTCGCGCGCATTGCGCTCGCCGCATCCGGCGCGCGCGGCTCGCCCGCATCGCCGTTCGTGCGCCGGCCTCGCCGGCTCGTCGCGGCGCTCACGACGCGGCAGCCTGCGCAGCGGCCGGCGGCACGGCGAGCGGCCGGCCGACGCGCGCCTCGATCTTGCCGTACCGCCACAGGTTGTATTCGCCGACGGGCGTTGTGCGATACAGGTTGCAGACTGCGGCGACGGTGTCGAAGTCGACGACGTCGGCCATGATGTAGAACGTCCACGGCGCGCCGTCGGACTGTCCGACGACGAGCCGGTCGTCGTCCATCACGCCGAGCACGCGCACGCCGTCCATCGCTTCGACGGCGGCGAGCATCTTGCCGTACGCCTGCCAGACTTCGCCGATGCGGTCGCGCGGGAGGTCGAAGAAATTCTGCGTGACGCCGCAGCAGAACAGCACGCGCAGCGGCAACGGGCGTTGGTCGGACATGTAAGGGCTCCTGTCGGTTCGGGTTGAATTCAAGATGGTTGATCGCGCCGCGCGCAGCGGCGCTCAGTGCATGAGTTCCGCGCGGCGGCGCGCCGGGCGCCGGCGCGCGGCACGCGTCGGATCACAAATAGCCGGGAAACGGCGCGACGCCGGTGAATACCGCGCCGGCGCCGTCGAGATTGCCTTCGCCGAGAAACGCGTGCTGCGTGACGACCATCGCATCGCGCAGCAGCCGCTGCAGCGGATGCGCGCGATAGATCGCGGGCGTGCCGCCGAGGCGATACGCGCGCTCGACGACGCTTGCGCCTTCGCGCGCGGCGTGCGTCGCCGCGAGCCGCAGCAGGCTCACGTGCTCGGGCGTCACGTCGCGGCCGGCGACGATTGCCTGCCACACTTCGTCGGTCGCTTCGTAGAAGAACGCGCGCGCCGCGCGCAACTGCGCCTCGGCCTTCGCGAGCTCGATCCGGAAGTACGCGCGGTCGGCGAGGCGCGGCGCGCCCGTCGTCGTCTTGCGGCCGCCCGACATCCGGTTCACCGTGTCGAGCGCCGCGCGCGCGAGGCCGAGATTGACGACCGCGAGCACCTGCGCCGCGTACGCAATGGTCGGATAGCGATAGAGCGGCTCGTCGACGGTCGGCGCGCCGCCGCGCACGAAGGTCCAGGGCTCGGCGACGAACTGGTCGACGACGCGCAGATCGTGGCTGCCGGTGCCCTGCATGCCGACCACGTCCCAGTTTT
This genomic stretch from Burkholderia oklahomensis C6786 harbors:
- a CDS encoding acyl-CoA dehydrogenase family protein; this translates as MSETAAAAVGAARSAQPRVAPACGLDALPLDDVIAVVAARRDEFDRLSHVPRDVVELFKRAGLYRAGTPTRFGGDARPPAEFLGMIERIATADGSAAWVASFGSANVYLAALPLATQEAVYATGPDQVFAGGLFPVQPARQAPGGWRVDGTWKFASGCKGADWLGVGIAIPGADGEAPGKPRTAVFRPEQVEIVENWDVVGMQGTGSHDLRVVDQFVAEPWTFVRGGAPTVDEPLYRYPTIAYAAQVLAVVNLGLARAALDTVNRMSGGRKTTTGAPRLADRAYFRIELAKAEAQLRAARAFFYEATDEVWQAIVAGRDVTPEHVSLLRLAATHAAREGASVVERAYRLGGTPAIYRAHPLQRLLRDAMVVTQHAFLGEGNLDGAGAVFTGVAPFPGYL